Below is a genomic region from Gammaproteobacteria bacterium.
TAATTGAGGTTCTATGCCATTCATCTGTGCTCCAGCTGCTTTCAAATTGGATTTTAGCTGGTCTAAAATTGGCATGATTTTAGCTTTTTGCGTATTATCAAGATTCAACGATTGGACCATCTTGCCAAGGCCTTCTCGACAAATGGAGGTATCAGCAAAGACTATAGGGTTAATAATTAAAGAAGAAACGAAGACAATCATCCATAAAAATTTTTTAGACATCACACTTTCCTTTTTTTATTTACAACCTATATAGTATATACCGATCCTTTCGATTTTTGTGAAATACCTTGGTCCGCCACTTTCTACTGCTTGTTACTTAAGTTGACAACACTTTCCTCTAGATGAAAATGCTGCTGCGTCCTAGGTTCTTCAACATCATGACGTGGTTTAAAGAATGCCATACTCCTAATCGCTTGAGATTTAAATATTCCGTAATCGCTATTACAGGAGACATCTATTTCATAGGGTATACCTAAGCTGCTATCTGCTAATTGACAAAGTTTTTGAAAATCATCATACGTAAAAGAGTTAGCGGTTTGAGTCTTGGTGAATTCTAGATAGAAATCTTCAACTATTTTACCTGTCTTTAGCCTTGATTCAACCTTGGTTTTTTTAATGACAAGATCAATACCTAAGTGTTCTTTGAAAAACTGAATTAAATCATAACGGTTGATACCTGATCCTAGGGGGCATGAGTCGTAAGTATGGGGCGGGTCATCTAATCCTGAGACAATGCTCTTAAAGATACCTCCCTCTTTGAGTAGGCAGGCAGCATATAAAGTGACATCTCTAACGTTGCGAGCGTATGTCTGTGCGCCGTATACATCAATCACTAAATCAATAGTGCCAATATGATCTTTCAATAATGCGAGGTTATCAGGAATGAAGGAGTAATATATCTGATCACAAAAGTTAATATTTTCCTCAAATAACGGTGTTATACCGACCGCAATGACATAGGCGTCTGGTCGCAATTCTTTTATATCTCTCAATGCAAACCCGGCACCTGCTCCGAATTCAACAATTTTTGGATTTACGGGAAGGTTACGTAAAAAATCATCTTGATGTGAGCTTTCCTCTAATGATTTGAGTGTTTGCGGGGTTAATAATTTAACGTAATCAGTTTGATAACGGCGTTGGTACGGCCATTGGAGCTGGGGATGTTCTTGACCGTCATCAAAAATAGCATCGCACCAACGACCTACAACTTGATATGCCTTCGAATCTGGGAGAGGAGCAAGGGGTCTCAATATTGGCAGGTAAGGGCTAGTCGATTTAAAAATTTTATTACCTTTAAAAAATTGTAGTTCTGTAGAGACGTTCTGATTATTACTGAATGCTTCGATAAACTCTAATGTGTCTGTATTCGGGATCTCAAAATAACAATTTAATAAATTCAGAAAATCTAATTTGCTAATTTTTTTATTATCTTGCACATAATCTAGCTCTTGGCCATAGAGATTTTCTTGATTAACTACATAACTACATCTTACTGTCCATACACCACTTGTATTAATTAGCTCGGACCTCTCCTGACTCGGTTTTTTCACAGTAAATGTCGTGTGAATAAATTGATTCGCGTGCGCTGTTGTAGGAATAAATTTTTCATCATACTGCTGATAAAAAGATTTTGCACCTAGGTCAGAATCAAAATAAAATTTTATTGTTTGAATTACTTGATGTGAAGTAGCTAAGTGTTTGTGCTTAACTTTATATGAATGAACTCCATATAATGGAATCTTATCTGAATTGCTATTTGAATTTTTGTCTAGCATCAATCTGTCCTCCTGTGGATGAACGATGGATGCTATTTTTTTGTGTTAGCTTTAAACACGTCGAAAAACGGTCAAGTAT
It encodes:
- a CDS encoding Spy/CpxP family protein refolding chaperone, whose amino-acid sequence is MSKKFLWMIVFVSSLIINPIVFADTSICREGLGKMVQSLNLDNTQKAKIMPILDQLKSNLKAAGAQMNGIEPQLSQEATSPNMSQDNVNSLVDKKAKLIGDMMKSKITAKNQIFSILNVQQKEKLQSMMKKSEEKMAEEYKNCDED